A genomic segment from Candidatus Binataceae bacterium encodes:
- a CDS encoding PGPGW domain-containing protein has product MWISTLRQARRVAAAVIGFTLIAAGVVMLVTPGPGWLAIFLGLSVLGAEFVWARRLLNRLKEQGTELGNKVRGRADSAERRKSPPQ; this is encoded by the coding sequence ATGTGGATAAGCACGCTGCGCCAGGCGCGGCGCGTCGCCGCCGCCGTCATCGGCTTTACCCTGATCGCGGCCGGCGTCGTGATGCTGGTGACGCCGGGTCCGGGATGGCTCGCGATCTTCCTGGGCTTGAGCGTGCTCGGCGCAGAATTCGTTTGGGCGCGCCGCCTACTCAACCGGCTCAAGGAACAGGGAACCGAGCTGGGCAACAAGGTCCGCGGCCGAGCGGATTCCGCGGAGCGCCGCAAATCGCCTCCGCAGTGA
- a CDS encoding SDR family oxidoreductase, with the protein MTTRAVQYDFSGKVVVITGGSRGLGHAMALGFAAAGARLAIASRKLEACEATVKEIRALGSDGSAHAAHVGKWADCDRLAEEVYARWGRADVLINNAGLSPLAPSSLETSEELFDKIIGVNLKGPFRLSALFGSRMAAGEGGAIINISSTASVAPSPETAPYAAAKAGLNILTVALAKEYGPRVRVNCIMCGPFHTDISKGWSRTEDFTRRARETFPLQRAGEPEEVVGAALYFASPAASFTTGAVLTIDGGETHPLVRTVYAGR; encoded by the coding sequence ATGACGACGCGCGCCGTGCAATACGATTTCAGCGGCAAGGTGGTGGTGATCACCGGCGGCAGCCGCGGGCTGGGCCATGCGATGGCGCTGGGCTTCGCCGCCGCCGGCGCGAGATTGGCGATCGCCAGCCGCAAGCTCGAAGCGTGCGAGGCCACCGTCAAGGAGATTCGCGCGCTTGGCTCCGACGGCTCGGCGCACGCGGCGCACGTCGGCAAATGGGCGGATTGCGACCGCCTTGCCGAAGAGGTTTATGCGCGATGGGGCCGCGCCGACGTGCTCATCAACAACGCCGGGCTCTCGCCGCTCGCGCCGTCGTCGCTCGAGACCAGCGAGGAGCTCTTCGACAAGATAATCGGGGTAAATCTCAAGGGGCCGTTTCGGCTCTCGGCGCTCTTCGGCTCGCGGATGGCGGCGGGCGAGGGCGGTGCCATCATCAATATTTCGTCCACCGCGTCGGTTGCGCCGAGCCCGGAGACCGCGCCTTACGCCGCGGCCAAGGCCGGACTGAATATCCTGACCGTCGCGCTGGCCAAGGAGTACGGCCCCAGGGTGCGCGTCAACTGCATCATGTGCGGCCCGTTTCATACCGATATCAGCAAGGGATGGTCGCGAACCGAGGATTTCACGCGCCGCGCGCGCGAGACCTTTCCGCTCCAGCGCGCGGGCGAGCCCGAGGAGGTGGTCGGCGCGGCGCTATACTTCGCCAGCCCCGCCGCCAGCTTCACCACCGGCGCGGTGCTCACGATCGACGGCGGCGAAACCCATCCGCTCGTGCGCACGGTGTACGCGGGGCGCTAG
- a CDS encoding ABC transporter ATP-binding protein: MTKTLVAYIRTLLEVGRLRLAGALALMLLLSLTEGVGLALLLPLLQVAGLDLGAQGSLGRYERTIAGAIQALGLHPSLLVLLIVFAGLVGARAVLGQWQNVTFYSIQQSFGLLLRRRLYHAIANARWLFVSRLHSADLTHALTAEVERAEVAGSQLLGLVSRLLLLALYLAVALVVSAPTTALVVGCGILLVLMLRRRTRLLHDAGADFSRRTRDLYAAAVEHLQGLKAARMYSAQERNFESFANVSAEVARSGVEIMRQGTAVGTLFELGSVAILAVLIYVALRMLEVAPFAVLLLLGMFVRVTPSVMLCHHLYRELVQAMPAFENVMGLTARCAAEAEPAGAPPAALEFAGALRLERVSFSYQPDKPPAVRELDLVVPAGEFVALVGTSGAGKSTIADLMCGLLVPAAGRVTIDGAVLDQERARAWRAQVGYVAQDTHLFRGTVRDNLLWARPDAGEAELRAALALAEAAAFVDALPQGLDTPIGERGATISQGERQRLALARALLRRPRLLILDEATNSLDAHTEQRILTTVDALRGETTIVMIAHRIAAVRYAGLIYVIEGGAVAESGNWDELCAREHGRLHAMCLSQGIAPAPLAAPPPQVALRRA, from the coding sequence GTGACAAAGACCCTCGTTGCCTATATCAGGACGCTGCTCGAAGTCGGACGCCTCCGGCTCGCCGGCGCGCTCGCCCTGATGCTTCTGCTGTCGCTGACTGAGGGTGTCGGCCTTGCGCTGCTGCTCCCGCTATTGCAGGTCGCGGGGCTTGACCTTGGCGCCCAAGGTTCGCTTGGCCGCTACGAACGCACGATTGCGGGGGCCATCCAGGCCCTCGGCCTGCATCCGAGCCTGCTCGTTCTGCTGATTGTGTTTGCGGGGCTGGTCGGAGCGCGCGCTGTGCTAGGCCAATGGCAGAACGTCACCTTCTACTCGATCCAGCAGAGCTTCGGACTGTTGCTCCGCCGCCGGCTGTACCATGCGATCGCGAACGCGCGATGGCTGTTCGTTTCGCGGCTGCATTCGGCCGACCTCACCCATGCGCTGACCGCCGAGGTCGAACGGGCGGAAGTCGCAGGTTCGCAACTGTTGGGGCTGGTCTCGCGGCTGCTCCTGCTTGCGCTCTACCTGGCGGTCGCGCTGGTGGTCTCGGCGCCGACGACGGCGCTGGTGGTCGGCTGCGGAATTCTGCTGGTCCTGATGTTGCGTCGGCGCACGCGGCTGCTCCATGACGCGGGCGCCGATTTTTCCCGCCGCACGCGCGACCTCTACGCCGCCGCCGTCGAGCATCTCCAGGGCCTCAAGGCCGCGCGGATGTACAGCGCGCAGGAGCGCAACTTCGAGTCTTTCGCCAACGTCAGCGCTGAGGTCGCGCGCAGCGGCGTCGAGATCATGCGCCAAGGGACGGCCGTGGGCACGCTGTTCGAGCTCGGCTCGGTGGCGATCCTCGCCGTCTTGATTTACGTCGCGCTCCGCATGCTCGAGGTTGCCCCGTTCGCCGTGCTCCTCCTGCTCGGGATGTTTGTGCGGGTCACCCCGAGCGTGATGCTCTGCCATCACCTGTACCGCGAGCTGGTGCAGGCGATGCCCGCGTTCGAAAACGTTATGGGGCTGACCGCGCGATGCGCAGCCGAGGCCGAGCCGGCGGGCGCGCCGCCGGCGGCGCTCGAGTTCGCAGGCGCGCTGCGCCTGGAGCGAGTCTCTTTCTCCTACCAGCCCGACAAGCCGCCCGCCGTACGTGAGCTCGATCTCGTCGTTCCGGCGGGCGAATTCGTCGCGTTGGTCGGCACCTCGGGCGCCGGCAAGAGCACCATCGCCGACCTGATGTGCGGGCTGCTCGTGCCTGCCGCCGGCCGAGTGACGATCGACGGCGCGGTGCTCGACCAAGAGCGCGCCCGCGCGTGGCGCGCGCAGGTCGGCTACGTCGCCCAGGACACCCATCTCTTCCGCGGCACCGTGCGCGACAACCTGTTGTGGGCGCGGCCCGATGCGGGCGAGGCGGAGTTGCGCGCGGCGCTCGCCCTAGCCGAGGCGGCCGCCTTCGTTGACGCCCTGCCGCAGGGGCTCGATACCCCGATTGGCGAGCGCGGCGCGACCATCTCGCAGGGCGAGCGCCAGCGGCTTGCGCTCGCGCGCGCGCTGCTGCGCCGTCCGCGCCTGCTGATCCTTGACGAGGCGACCAACAGTCTCGACGCGCATACCGAGCAGCGTATCCTTACCACCGTCGACGCGCTGCGCGGCGAGACGACGATCGTGATGATCGCCCATCGCATCGCCGCCGTGCGCTATGCGGGTCTGATCTACGTCATCGAGGGCGGCGCGGTGGCCGAGTCGGGAAACTGGGACGAGCTGTGCGCGCGCGAACACGGGCGATTGCACGCGATGTGCCTGAGCCAGGGGATCGCGCCGGCGCCGCTTGCCGCGCCGCCTCCCCAGGTGGCGTTGCGCCGCGCCTGA
- a CDS encoding LLM class flavin-dependent oxidoreductase has protein sequence MAEAIKFGYLLGFRNPPGANLDFHTLYSELFRQAEFADRAGFDSIWLTEHHFTDDGYLAALMPTLGALAARTIRVALGTYVLLAPFYHPLRLAEDTAAIDVISGGRLRLGIGLGYRAEEFGGFQVPRAERLGRTLETIEILKRAWTGERFSFAGKYFQFRDVRVLPRPLSRPHPQLLWGGMAPKAIERGAELDLSFACNLGQREAALYRAALRKRGKDPAAYDIVNSRTVYIADSADQAWADIERPALYQAELYAKWLSEATGGRQTWIKPEPEKVRRTCVLGTAKEVTAQLAAIVGTGQMSELIVAMQLPGLAPAKAMRSLERFATEVLPALHR, from the coding sequence ATGGCAGAGGCGATCAAGTTCGGCTACCTGCTCGGCTTCCGCAATCCGCCGGGCGCAAATCTCGACTTCCATACGCTTTATTCCGAGCTGTTCCGTCAGGCCGAGTTCGCCGACCGCGCGGGATTCGATTCGATCTGGCTGACCGAGCATCACTTCACCGACGATGGTTATCTCGCCGCGCTCATGCCGACACTGGGCGCGCTCGCTGCGCGCACCATCCGCGTCGCGCTCGGCACCTATGTGCTGCTCGCGCCGTTTTACCACCCGCTGCGCCTGGCCGAGGACACCGCAGCGATCGACGTCATCTCGGGCGGGCGGTTGCGGCTCGGAATCGGACTCGGCTACCGCGCGGAGGAATTCGGCGGGTTCCAGGTGCCGCGCGCCGAGCGGCTCGGGCGTACGCTGGAGACGATCGAGATTCTCAAGCGCGCGTGGACCGGCGAACGCTTCAGCTTCGCGGGCAAATACTTCCAGTTCCGCGACGTGCGCGTGCTGCCGCGCCCGCTCAGCCGGCCGCATCCGCAACTGCTGTGGGGCGGAATGGCGCCCAAAGCGATAGAGCGCGGCGCCGAGCTCGATCTCTCCTTCGCCTGCAATCTTGGCCAGCGCGAGGCCGCGCTCTACCGCGCAGCTTTGCGCAAGCGTGGCAAGGACCCCGCCGCCTACGACATCGTGAACAGCCGTACCGTGTACATCGCCGACAGTGCCGACCAGGCGTGGGCCGATATCGAGCGCCCCGCTCTGTACCAGGCCGAGCTGTACGCCAAGTGGCTGTCGGAGGCGACCGGTGGCAGGCAGACGTGGATCAAGCCGGAGCCGGAGAAGGTGCGGCGCACCTGCGTGCTCGGAACCGCAAAGGAAGTGACCGCGCAGCTCGCCGCGATTGTCGGCACGGGCCAGATGAGCGAGCTAATCGTCGCCATGCAATTGCCGGGCCTTGCGCCGGCCAAGGCGATGCGCTCGCTCGAGCGCTTCGCCACCGAAGTCCTGCCGGCGCTGCACCGTTGA
- a CDS encoding acyl-CoA dehydrogenase family protein, with protein sequence MSWDFETEPDFQKELDWMEKFVREEVEPLDYVLGSPYDVRDPKRNALVRPLQAEVRKRRLWACHLEPELGGQGYGQLKLALMNEILGRSRFAPTVFGCQAPDSGNAEILAKYGTPEQKKQYLEPLLRNEIVSCFSMTEPQGGADPKVFTTRAELRGDNWVINGQKWFSSNARYSSFLILLAVTDPDAPPYKRLSTFIVPTDAPGVNIVRNLGVGHEDEGTHAYVNYQDVQVPKDHLLGGRGGGFVVAQTRLGGGRIHHAMRTIGQVRKAFDMMCERALSRTTQGSLLADKQMVQEKIADSWIDIEQFRLLVLRTAWRIDKYKDYLKVRKDIAAVKAQMPKVFHDVAVRALQIHGSLGVTPEMPFVDQVMESFVMGLADGPTEVHKITLARQVLREYRGTNGLFPTGHIPALREAALRKFAGRIELEVAAQ encoded by the coding sequence ATGAGCTGGGATTTTGAAACCGAACCCGACTTCCAGAAGGAACTCGACTGGATGGAGAAATTCGTGCGGGAGGAAGTCGAGCCGCTCGACTACGTGCTCGGCTCGCCCTACGATGTGCGGGATCCAAAACGCAATGCACTGGTGCGCCCGCTTCAGGCCGAGGTCCGCAAGCGCAGGCTCTGGGCCTGCCATCTCGAACCCGAGCTCGGCGGCCAGGGCTACGGCCAGCTCAAGCTCGCGCTGATGAACGAGATCCTCGGCCGCTCGCGCTTTGCGCCGACGGTTTTCGGATGCCAGGCGCCGGACTCCGGCAACGCCGAGATCCTCGCCAAGTACGGCACGCCGGAACAGAAGAAGCAGTACCTCGAGCCGCTGCTGCGCAACGAGATCGTGTCGTGCTTCTCGATGACCGAGCCGCAGGGCGGCGCCGATCCCAAGGTTTTTACGACCCGCGCCGAACTGCGCGGCGATAACTGGGTAATCAACGGACAGAAGTGGTTTTCTTCCAACGCGCGCTACTCCTCGTTCCTGATCCTGCTCGCGGTCACCGATCCCGACGCGCCGCCCTACAAGCGGCTCTCCACCTTCATCGTTCCAACCGATGCGCCCGGCGTGAATATCGTGCGCAACCTCGGCGTTGGCCATGAGGACGAGGGCACCCACGCCTACGTCAACTATCAGGACGTGCAGGTGCCCAAGGACCATCTGTTGGGCGGGCGCGGAGGCGGCTTCGTGGTCGCGCAGACGCGCCTGGGCGGCGGCCGTATTCATCACGCGATGCGCACTATCGGGCAGGTGCGCAAGGCGTTCGACATGATGTGCGAGCGCGCGCTGTCCCGCACCACCCAGGGCTCGCTGCTCGCGGACAAGCAGATGGTGCAGGAGAAGATCGCGGACTCGTGGATCGACATCGAGCAGTTCCGCCTGCTCGTTCTGCGCACCGCCTGGCGCATCGACAAGTACAAGGACTATCTCAAGGTCCGCAAGGACATCGCGGCGGTGAAAGCGCAGATGCCCAAGGTGTTCCACGACGTCGCCGTGCGCGCGCTCCAGATCCATGGCTCGCTCGGCGTGACGCCCGAGATGCCCTTCGTGGACCAGGTGATGGAGAGTTTCGTGATGGGTCTGGCCGACGGGCCGACCGAGGTCCACAAGATCACGCTCGCGCGCCAGGTGCTGCGCGAGTACCGCGGGACGAACGGGTTGTTCCCCACAGGGCACATCCCGGCGCTGCGCGAGGCGGCGCTTCGAAAGTTCGCCGGGCGAATCGAGCTGGAGGTGGCAGCGCAATGA
- a CDS encoding lasso peptide biosynthesis B2 protein: MAAARGLPGDRRSEIIEHVMRRRLATFLSLPSSDRRLLMRAATAVAAARVMVKLMPLRTARGALVGSQRRLRAAPSNIACLRPPAERIIWAVEAAGRAIPGGGNCLVQALAAEALMLRAGYACDLRIGVARDGARNMAAHAWLVAPDGKVLIGDFDLDRYRPMASTGRP, translated from the coding sequence TTGGCGGCAGCGCGTGGCTTGCCGGGCGATCGGCGATCGGAGATCATCGAGCACGTGATGCGGCGCCGGCTCGCCACCTTTCTTAGCCTCCCTTCCTCCGATCGCCGCCTATTGATGCGCGCGGCGACGGCGGTCGCCGCCGCCCGCGTGATGGTCAAGCTGATGCCGCTGCGAACCGCCCGCGGCGCCCTTGTCGGCAGTCAACGGCGCCTGCGCGCGGCGCCATCGAATATTGCCTGTTTACGGCCCCCTGCCGAGCGCATCATCTGGGCGGTCGAGGCCGCCGGACGTGCGATTCCAGGCGGCGGCAACTGTCTTGTGCAGGCGCTCGCGGCGGAGGCGCTGATGCTGCGTGCGGGTTATGCGTGCGACCTGCGAATCGGCGTCGCCAGGGACGGCGCCCGCAACATGGCGGCCCATGCATGGTTGGTCGCTCCCGACGGCAAGGTGCTGATCGGCGATTTCGACCTCGACCGCTACCGTCCGATGGCCTCGACCGGAAGGCCGTGA
- a CDS encoding amidohydrolase family protein produces the protein MSAKPVSPSAALRARLSHPIIDSDGHQYEAGPLFFDYLRAEAGPSAVERFGKASFDGFLGAGWRTLTREERHERRAMRPTWWASPARNTRDLATALFPRLFHERMNEMGLDVSIIYPSVGLMAVQIGDEEVRRAAVRALNRMRAEMYAEFADRLLPVAIIAMHTPREAIEELEFAVGRLGMRAIMMASYVRRPVKAAERISPEAARYTYWLDTYGLDSEYDYDPVWAKCAELRVSPTFHSVGYGWGSRATPSNYVHNHLGNFAASADAVCRGLVMGGVPKRFAQMRFAFMEGGVAWAHNLHCDLISHWHKRNWGAVQNYNPAHIDRESLADLCRRYGGPGLSDRAGELLNAYARAMTRGEDPALLDEWEPSGIESAEEISAIFSRQFYFGCEGDDPLTALAFDRRTAPPGSRLHPLYGSDLSHWDVPEMARAAEEAYELVEHGLIDEQAFRELVFDNPVSFWTAANPDFFRGTVIEDAVKKSLA, from the coding sequence ATGTCCGCCAAGCCCGTCTCGCCCTCGGCCGCGCTGCGCGCGCGGCTGAGCCATCCGATAATTGACTCCGACGGCCATCAGTACGAGGCCGGGCCGCTGTTCTTCGACTATCTGCGCGCGGAGGCCGGCCCGTCGGCGGTCGAGCGCTTCGGCAAGGCGAGCTTCGACGGCTTTCTCGGCGCCGGCTGGCGCACGCTGACGCGCGAGGAGCGCCATGAACGGCGCGCGATGCGCCCGACGTGGTGGGCGAGCCCTGCGCGCAACACCCGCGACCTCGCCACCGCCCTTTTCCCGAGGCTTTTCCACGAGCGGATGAACGAGATGGGACTCGACGTCTCGATCATCTATCCGAGCGTCGGGCTGATGGCGGTGCAGATCGGCGACGAGGAGGTCCGGCGCGCCGCGGTGCGTGCGCTCAACAGGATGCGCGCCGAAATGTACGCCGAGTTCGCCGACCGCCTGTTGCCGGTCGCGATTATCGCGATGCACACGCCGCGCGAGGCGATCGAGGAGTTGGAGTTCGCCGTCGGCCGGCTCGGGATGCGCGCGATCATGATGGCGAGCTACGTGCGCCGGCCGGTCAAGGCCGCTGAGCGCATCTCGCCCGAGGCCGCCCGTTACACCTACTGGCTCGACACCTACGGCCTCGACAGCGAATACGACTACGACCCGGTGTGGGCGAAGTGCGCCGAACTCAGAGTGTCGCCGACCTTCCATTCGGTGGGCTACGGATGGGGCAGCCGAGCGACGCCGTCGAATTACGTGCACAACCATCTCGGCAACTTCGCGGCGAGCGCGGACGCGGTCTGCCGCGGACTTGTGATGGGCGGCGTGCCGAAGCGCTTTGCGCAGATGCGCTTCGCCTTCATGGAGGGCGGAGTCGCCTGGGCGCACAACCTGCACTGCGACCTGATCTCGCACTGGCACAAGCGCAACTGGGGCGCGGTCCAGAACTACAATCCCGCGCACATCGATCGCGAGAGCCTCGCGGATCTGTGCCGCCGCTACGGTGGCCCCGGGCTGTCGGATCGCGCGGGCGAGCTTTTGAACGCCTACGCCCGTGCCATGACGCGCGGCGAGGACCCCGCGCTGCTCGACGAATGGGAGCCGAGCGGAATAGAAAGCGCCGAGGAGATAAGCGCGATCTTCAGCAGGCAGTTCTACTTCGGATGCGAGGGCGACGATCCGCTGACCGCGCTCGCCTTCGACCGGCGCACCGCGCCGCCCGGCTCCCGGCTGCATCCGCTCTACGGCTCGGACCTGAGCCACTGGGACGTTCCCGAGATGGCGCGGGCGGCCGAGGAGGCATACGAGCTGGTCGAGCACGGCCTCATCGACGAGCAAGCCTTCCGCGAGTTGGTATTCGACAATCCGGTCAGCTTCTGGACCGCGGCCAATCCCGATTTCTTCCGCGGTACCGTGATCGAGGACGCCGTGAAGAAGTCGCTCGCATAG
- a CDS encoding CBS domain-containing protein produces the protein MASTVSAVLQQKGSEVISVTPGQSVTSLAGLLTARRIGAAPVVDESGRLVGIVSERDIVHGIAEHGEAVMAMPVERLMTREVRTCAPHDAIVELMEVMTMQRIRHLPVIRDGRLAGIVSIGDVVKQRLHEAQFELESLRNYICSAS, from the coding sequence ATGGCAAGCACGGTTTCGGCAGTCCTCCAGCAGAAGGGCAGCGAGGTCATAAGCGTAACCCCCGGCCAGAGCGTTACGTCGCTCGCCGGCCTGCTCACCGCGAGGCGTATCGGGGCCGCGCCCGTGGTTGACGAATCCGGTCGGCTGGTCGGTATCGTCTCCGAGCGCGACATCGTTCACGGCATCGCCGAGCACGGCGAGGCGGTGATGGCGATGCCGGTCGAGCGGCTGATGACGCGCGAGGTGAGAACCTGCGCGCCCCACGACGCGATCGTCGAGCTGATGGAAGTGATGACGATGCAGCGCATCCGCCACCTGCCGGTCATCCGCGACGGCAGGCTGGCCGGGATCGTCAGCATCGGCGACGTCGTCAAGCAGCGTCTGCACGAGGCGCAGTTCGAGCTCGAGTCGCTGCGCAATTACATCTGCTCGGCGTCGTAG
- a CDS encoding HEAT repeat domain-containing protein: MLTRFVGSAEPVNENQFFALLRQCADKPALGALLDALAKPAAVREPFELASAVEAALAAPALVHDAEATQLFAARLAAVNYPATRASLTYLLGWRDDAPALNRLLGADPAPKVRAAAAVALRNCKTPPDFAALWRAAKNDPDGAVRAQAYQTLDRFGQLHTADDFLAASRAQTEAASIGRFLGRWLRAEKSTDDEKAETLTRIAERSGSAEASGALSEIVRTLEPPPRALVALAVSPPPPAATMGAPWPGARAAAMRPLPVPAVEPPESGLQKALYLRRARITNAALAQFAASRDMREDAARGAIQCALAVNRCGKGGCVALGQILGATDRLDGPLALEASHDVSTTVGAPYFAHRRRQYGIAFAVALLVAALTVLTGFVRRGARTFAIGVAWLLVLVPAAMLQFSSGSMMDAMVWPPLRLWPATALGSVAATLLVAEAVTLALGRRWLVPGALLVGEAAWWLIPALLDAWGISLAMQHYSPDENWLPFMLALVMAVGAPLLTLALSGAAWGVQRMVLAGAPER; this comes from the coding sequence ATGCTGACGCGGTTCGTCGGCTCGGCAGAACCGGTCAATGAAAACCAGTTCTTCGCGCTGCTCAGGCAGTGCGCGGATAAACCTGCGCTCGGAGCGCTGCTTGACGCGCTCGCCAAACCCGCTGCCGTGCGTGAGCCGTTCGAGTTGGCGAGCGCGGTGGAGGCGGCGCTCGCCGCACCCGCGCTGGTCCATGACGCGGAGGCGACGCAGTTGTTCGCCGCGCGCCTCGCCGCCGTGAACTATCCCGCCACGAGGGCGTCGCTGACCTATCTGTTGGGATGGCGCGACGATGCGCCGGCGCTCAATCGGCTCCTGGGCGCCGACCCCGCGCCCAAGGTGCGCGCGGCTGCCGCCGTCGCTCTGCGCAACTGCAAAACGCCGCCCGACTTTGCGGCGCTGTGGCGCGCCGCCAAAAATGACCCCGACGGCGCCGTGCGCGCGCAGGCCTACCAGACGCTCGATCGCTTCGGCCAGTTGCATACGGCGGACGATTTCCTCGCCGCCAGCCGCGCCCAGACCGAGGCCGCGAGTATCGGCCGCTTCTTGGGACGCTGGCTGCGCGCGGAAAAGTCCACGGACGACGAGAAGGCTGAGACGCTGACCCGTATTGCCGAGCGTAGCGGCAGCGCCGAAGCAAGCGGCGCATTGTCGGAGATCGTGCGCACCTTGGAGCCGCCGCCGCGCGCGCTGGTCGCACTGGCTGTATCGCCGCCGCCTCCTGCAGCGACGATGGGCGCGCCGTGGCCGGGCGCGCGCGCCGCTGCGATGCGGCCGCTGCCCGTTCCTGCGGTCGAGCCGCCGGAGAGCGGGTTGCAGAAGGCGCTCTACCTGCGCCGCGCACGTATCACGAATGCCGCGCTCGCGCAGTTCGCCGCCAGCAGGGACATGCGCGAAGACGCGGCGCGCGGCGCGATCCAGTGCGCGCTGGCGGTCAACCGATGCGGCAAGGGCGGATGCGTGGCGTTAGGGCAAATCCTTGGTGCCACCGACCGCCTCGACGGGCCGCTTGCGCTCGAAGCCTCGCACGACGTCTCGACCACGGTCGGGGCGCCCTACTTCGCCCATCGCCGCCGCCAGTACGGAATCGCGTTTGCGGTCGCCTTGCTCGTGGCGGCGCTAACGGTGTTAACCGGCTTCGTGCGCCGCGGCGCGCGAACCTTCGCGATCGGCGTGGCCTGGTTGCTGGTCCTCGTTCCCGCCGCGATGCTCCAGTTCAGTTCGGGTTCGATGATGGACGCGATGGTTTGGCCGCCGCTCAGGTTGTGGCCGGCGACCGCCTTGGGCTCAGTCGCGGCGACGTTGCTGGTGGCGGAGGCGGTTACGCTTGCGCTCGGGCGCCGATGGCTGGTCCCAGGCGCACTGCTGGTGGGCGAAGCGGCCTGGTGGTTGATCCCCGCCCTGCTCGACGCCTGGGGCATCAGCCTCGCGATGCAGCATTACTCGCCTGATGAGAATTGGCTGCCCTTCATGCTCGCGCTGGTCATGGCGGTGGGGGCGCCGCTTTTGACGCTGGCCCTGAGCGGCGCGGCCTGGGGTGTCCAGCGGATGGTCCTCGCCGGCGCGCCGGAGCGCTGA
- a CDS encoding thioredoxin domain-containing protein has product MRKELSAIRKLAVRLDGRSLLAGAIAAGAAAFLIGASAAAAADVSPVLATVGSHKITQQEVDAKIKVQLYDARKGALDDIVDDYVLQQAARKDHLSVADFLKREIDDKVAADVNDASAKKFYDQNKDRIAALKATPYDKVKDRLIAALRQRDAQQQREALLERLRQQYGVKVLLQPPRVEVSSTGHPTLGPKDAPVKLIEFGDFQCPFCKRAEDTVKQVREKYGDKVEIVFMDFPLSFHDHAMAAANAARCAGEQNKFWQYHDALFADQSKLAPADLKATAKKLGLDTAKFDGCLDKGKYEEAIKKDLAEGRKLNVSGTPTFFIDGRQLVGAQPLPQFQQIIDEELAQAGNHGTKKTAAAN; this is encoded by the coding sequence GTGCGTAAAGAACTTAGTGCGATTCGGAAGCTGGCGGTGCGCCTCGACGGCCGCTCCCTGCTGGCGGGGGCGATCGCGGCCGGCGCCGCGGCTTTCCTCATCGGCGCGTCCGCGGCCGCGGCGGCGGACGTGAGCCCGGTGCTCGCAACCGTCGGCAGCCACAAGATTACCCAGCAGGAGGTGGACGCCAAGATAAAGGTCCAGCTTTACGACGCCCGCAAGGGCGCGCTTGATGATATCGTCGATGACTACGTGCTCCAACAGGCGGCCCGCAAGGACCACCTCAGCGTCGCCGATTTCCTCAAGCGCGAAATCGACGACAAGGTCGCGGCCGATGTGAACGACGCCTCGGCCAAAAAGTTCTACGACCAGAACAAGGACAGGATCGCGGCGCTTAAGGCGACCCCCTACGACAAGGTCAAGGATCGCCTGATCGCGGCCTTGCGCCAGCGCGACGCCCAGCAGCAGCGCGAGGCGCTGCTGGAGCGCCTGCGCCAGCAGTACGGGGTCAAGGTTTTGCTCCAGCCGCCGCGGGTCGAGGTCTCCAGCACCGGCCATCCCACGCTCGGCCCCAAGGACGCGCCGGTCAAGCTGATCGAGTTCGGCGACTTCCAGTGCCCCTTCTGCAAGCGCGCCGAGGACACGGTCAAGCAGGTGCGGGAAAAATACGGCGACAAGGTCGAGATCGTGTTCATGGATTTCCCGCTGAGCTTCCACGATCACGCGATGGCGGCGGCCAACGCGGCGCGTTGCGCGGGCGAGCAGAACAAGTTCTGGCAGTACCATGACGCGCTGTTCGCCGATCAGTCCAAGCTCGCGCCCGCCGACCTCAAAGCTACCGCCAAGAAGCTCGGGCTCGACACCGCGAAGTTCGACGGCTGTCTAGACAAGGGCAAATACGAAGAGGCGATCAAGAAAGACCTCGCCGAAGGGCGCAAGCTCAATGTCAGCGGCACCCCGACCTTCTTCATCGACGGTCGCCAGCTGGTGGGCGCGCAGCCGCTGCCGCAGTTTCAGCAGATCATCGACGAGGAGCTCGCGCAGGCCGGCAACCACGGGACCAAGAAGACGGCGGCGGCGAACTGA